In Candidatus Binatia bacterium, the following proteins share a genomic window:
- a CDS encoding response regulator, with the protein MSSPGTPVLVVDDEPAILRLLRTSLSAQGFQVLEAENGAGALEMLRSAKPDVLLLDLGLPDVD; encoded by the coding sequence ATGAGTTCTCCCGGCACTCCCGTCCTGGTCGTCGATGACGAGCCCGCCATCCTTCGGCTGCTTCGAACCAGCCTTTCGGCCCAGGGGTTCCAGGTGCTCGAAGCGGAGAACGGCGCAGGCGCGCTCGAAATGCTCCGCTCGGCCAAGCCCGACGTCCTGCTGCTCGACCTCGGTCTTCCCGACGTCGAC